The Vicinamibacteria bacterium genome contains the following window.
CTCCCGCGAACTCGGACCTCCCCATGGCCGCCATCCTGCTCTCGACCGGAAGCGCGGGAACCGAGGGTACCCTGGGAGGTCTCGTCGAGCAGGGCCGGCAGATCGGAGACCACCTCGAGCGCGCCTTCGACATGGGCTCCCTCTGCTCGAACGACCCCGTCTGCGCCTCTCACTCGCCCGAGAACGACCCTTCCGAGCGCACCCTGGAAGGGGCCGCCTGCCACGGGTGCCTGTTCATCGCCGAGTGCTCCTGCGAGCGGTTCAACCGATACCTCGACCGAGCCCTCGTCGTCCCGACGATCGGACACGACCCCGAGCTCGCGTTCTTCTCCGAAAAACCGTGAGCTGTGTTGACAATGTCTATACAGTATTCTATATTGGTTTCACGGATATAGGGGGTTCCATCCATGGCAAGCACGGTGATCAACCTTCGAGCCGACAAGGCGAAACGGGCACTCATCGATCGGGCCGCCGAGGCAGTTGGCAAGAACCGCTCGGAATTCATGCTCGAGGCGGCCTGCCGCGAAGCGGAGGGGATTCTTCTGGATCGCACCTTCTTCCATCTCGACGAGAAGACGTACAAGAAATTTATCGCTGCTCTGGACCGATCGCCCGAAGAGAATCCGCGTCTCCGGCGGCTGCTCACGTCGAAGCCTCCCTGGGAGCGATGACCCGGAGCGGCGGAGACGCCGTCAGCCCCCCCGAGCACATCGGACCGGAACACGATGTGTCGTCGTTTCGTTCCGGGGTCCCGGTTCTCGACGACTGGCTGAAACACCGCGCCCTGGCGAACGACCAGGCCGGAGCGTCGCGCACGTACGTCGTTTGCGCCGCGAACCAGAAGGTCGTCGGCTATTACGCTCTGGCTAGTGGCAGCGTGGCGGCGCACGCGGCGACGGGCCGCACCCGACGGAACATGCCCGATCCCGTTCCCGTGATGGTGCTCGGACGATTAGCTGTCGACGAGACGCACCAGGGACGCGGCATGGGCCGAGCTCTTCTGCGGGACGCGATCCTGAGAACCCTCCAGGCGGCCGAGATTGGCGGCATTCGCGCAATCCTGGTTCATGCGATCTCGGAGGACGCGAAACGGTTCTACGAAGCGTGCGGGTTCCACGCCTCGCCGCTCGACCCGATGACGCTGATGATCACCATCGCGGATGCCGAGAGGGCCATCCAGAAGG
Protein-coding sequences here:
- a CDS encoding DUF1778 domain-containing protein; the protein is MASTVINLRADKAKRALIDRAAEAVGKNRSEFMLEAACREAEGILLDRTFFHLDEKTYKKFIAALDRSPEENPRLRRLLTSKPPWER
- a CDS encoding GNAT family N-acetyltransferase → MTRSGGDAVSPPEHIGPEHDVSSFRSGVPVLDDWLKHRALANDQAGASRTYVVCAANQKVVGYYALASGSVAAHAATGRTRRNMPDPVPVMVLGRLAVDETHQGRGMGRALLRDAILRTLQAAEIGGIRAILVHAISEDAKRFYEACGFHASPLDPMTLMITIADAERAIQKE